A single region of the Hippopotamus amphibius kiboko isolate mHipAmp2 chromosome 6, mHipAmp2.hap2, whole genome shotgun sequence genome encodes:
- the RIPPLY2 gene encoding protein ripply2, with the protein MEITERTDSTGGQRAAGEDSAALDGPTRRGGADSGYSASAPPCASPTPSLPPAPPQLLPSALQPPHPPGPRSAPVSSPRSGLTSPLRALCPPPRRSTGFWRPWVEDPGEKEEETPHRAAEAMPDGPGITDASGKPSPYRHPVRLFWPKSKCYDYLYQEAETLLKNFPIQATISFYEDSDSEEELEELICEN; encoded by the exons ATGGAGATCACGGAGCGCACGGACAGCACAGGCGGCCAGAGGGCGGCTGGCGAAGACAGCGCTGCCCTCGACGGTCCGACGCGGCGCGGGGGCGCAGACTCCGGGTACAGCGCCTCGGCCCCGCCCTGCGCCTCCCCAACTCCATCCCTCCCGCCTGCgcctccccagctcctcccctccgcTCTCCAACCCCCACACCCTCCGGGCCCTCGCTCAGCACCGGTCAGTTCTCCCAGGTCTGGGCTCACGTCTCCTCTGCGCGCCTTGTGCCCCCCACCTCGCAGATCCACAGGCTTCTGGCGACCGTGGGTTGAAGACCCAGGcgagaaggaggaggagacgCCGCACCGCGCCGCGGAGGCG ATGCCAGATGGCCCCGGAATAACGGACGCCTCGGGAAAGCCTTCCCCATACAGACACCCAGTCAG ACTATTTTGGCCAAAATCAAAGTGTTATGATTACTTATATCAAGAAGCAGAAACTCTTCTGAAAAATTTTCCAATTCAAGCCacaatttcattttatgaagatTCTGATAGTGAAGAAGAACTTGAAGAGCTGATTTGTGAAAATTAA